The Streptomyces taklimakanensis nucleotide sequence CAGGCGTCGCCGCAGCGGTAGCGGCAGGTCAGGGCGGATCTCCCGCCAGGGTGCGAACCGATCAACGGCAGCAGCTTGCGCATGGTCCCCTCCGGATGTTCCGTGTTCGTGCAGGTGAGGACGGTATGCGTGCGGATGCGACGGCGGGCGACCACACGGTGAACACCGGTTTAACCCGACCCGTGAGAATGGTTGAAGCCCTCAACCATTCTCACGGGTCGGGTCCGGCCGGACGCGCTCGGTCAGGGCCGGCGGGCGGGCCCGGACCGTTAGGATTTCCCCATGGCGGCCACTGGAAAAGAGCAGCAGGGGTCCAAGGCGTTCTACGTCACGACCCCCATCTACTACGTCAACGACGCTCCGCACCTGGGCCACGCCTACACGACCGTCGCAGGCGACGTGCTCACGCGCTGGCACCGCCAGCGCGGCGAGAAGGTGTGGTACCTCACCGGCACGGACGAGCACGGTCAGAAGATCATGCGCACCGCCGACGCCAACGGGGTCTCCCCGCAGGAGTGGTGCGACAGGCTCGTGGAGGAGGCCTGGAAGCCCCTCTGGGAACACCTGGAGATCGCCAACGACGACTTCATCCGCACCACGCAGGAGCGGCACACCGCCCGCGTCCGGGAGTTCGTCCAGGACTTGTACGACAAGGGCGAGATCTACAAGGGCGAGTACGAGGGCCCGTACTGCGTGGGCTGCGAGGAGTACAAGTCCCCCGGCGACCTGCTGGAGGGGGAGGGTGACTTCGCGGGCGAGAAGCTGTGCCCGATCCACAAGAAGCCCGTGGAGATGCTCAAGGAGGAGAACTACTTCTTCAAGCTCTCCGAGTACGGGCCGAAGCTGCTGGAGCACTACGAGAGGCACCCCGAGTTCATCCAGCCCGAGTCGGCGCGCAACGAGGTCGTGAACATCGTCCGCCAGGGCCTGGAGGACCTGTCGATCTCCCGCTCCACCTTCGACTGGGGCGTGAAGATCCCCTGGGACGACAAGCACGTCATCTACGTGTGGATCGACGCCCTGCTGAACTACGCCACCGCCGTCGGCTACGGCGCCGACCAGGAGAAGTTCGAGCGGACCTTCCCGGCCGACGTCCACCTCGTCGGCAAGGACATCCTGCGCTTCCACGCGGTGATCTGGCCCGCGATGCTGATGGCGCAGGGCCTGCCGCTGCCCGGGAAGGTCGCCGCCAACGGCTGGCTGATGGTCGGCGGCGAGAAGATGAGCAAGTCCAACCTGACGGGCATCTCGCCGCAGCAGCTCACCGAGCACTTCGGCGTGGACGCG carries:
- the metG gene encoding methionine--tRNA ligase yields the protein MAATGKEQQGSKAFYVTTPIYYVNDAPHLGHAYTTVAGDVLTRWHRQRGEKVWYLTGTDEHGQKIMRTADANGVSPQEWCDRLVEEAWKPLWEHLEIANDDFIRTTQERHTARVREFVQDLYDKGEIYKGEYEGPYCVGCEEYKSPGDLLEGEGDFAGEKLCPIHKKPVEMLKEENYFFKLSEYGPKLLEHYERHPEFIQPESARNEVVNIVRQGLEDLSISRSTFDWGVKIPWDDKHVIYVWIDALLNYATAVGYGADQEKFERTFPADVHLVGKDILRFHAVIWPAMLMAQGLPLPGKVAANGWLMVGGEKMSKSNLTGISPQQLTEHFGVDAYRWYFLRAIAFGQDGSFSWEDFSARYTSELANDYGNLASRVAAMVNKYFDGLLPESKAEGEAEQPIKEGLAEAVAEADRRIGDELDFAGGIAAIFDFVKLVNGYLTEQEPWKVAKDTSPEAQERLATILYTAAESLRACAVLLNPVMPRTSGLLWDSLGAEAPLGALADQRVQDAGAWGLLPAGTRVTKGAVLFPRLEEPKTA